taaaaatgtcTATGCCAGAAAAAGGTTActgtaaaagaaaaataatgtaaCTTCTTTAcgtcaaaaaaaaaaaagaatttgtGTCGTCTACTTTTTGTGtgtttttctcttcattgAAGCTGCGCGGTGTTGCGCTCGACCTAGCGACGTAAGACAAGTTTGAGAAGGAAAGTAGCACAACAGCATTATGGAAAACCAGTTAAAGAGGAAATTTTATAATTAAATACCAGTATATACTACTTTTTGTCCTTTTTCGTCAATTTTAGAGATTTATGCATTGATAATAAGTTTGTGGGGGAcatcaaattttgagaagATTTGGGAATGGAACTCAAACTCCATCTTTTACTTGCAGAAGCACTTCTTTCAGGTATGCTTAGTTTCAAATCCTGTTTCTTATTGTAGGACGAAGTTGAATTTGCGTTAGAATGCATATTTAAATGCGACCCTGATTTCGGACGGGAATCTGTTACACCTTGAAATGTCCCGTACATTTCCAGCTTGATCCGCCAGTACTGCAATACTTTCGGAGACCAGTTCGTAGTAATTTTCGGTAAGTTATCTATATGAATACCATTGCACAATAAAAACTCtgtaatgaagaagatgggAGTTCCGTTAATAATTTCGTAATGTTTCAAGGAATACTGAAAAATGGACGGATGGCTTAAATcattcttctctttctcgCTTGCCGTCAATTCTCTTAAAGAATATTTGCTTTGTGCAATGGCTCTTTGCATCATGAAGATACTATCTAAATGGATGGCTTTGatcaaagattttaaaGAAGTTTCTCTGCCTTGGTTGCTATCAATGACAAACTTCTTAAGTTGATATTTATCGATAATATATTTTGATCTTTCTGAATCCGTGGAATTTGGGGTGATCTTCTTAATCGAAAAGTTGTGAAGGTTACTTTCATAAATGGCATTAACATTACTATTGGAGACATTATTCTGTAAAAGATGCATCATTTCCAATGAGGTGAAATTGTCCAGCGTCAAAGACCTAACTTTAGAGATATGTGAACCCAAAGATCGATGAACGCCCGAGCATTTGATACACAGTATGCACAATAAATTTATTGACACCCACTCTACAGTTACAGTATTGTCGCAATCACAACACTTCAAATTTGATTTATCAATTTTGCGAACAATCGATAACAATTCGTCTCTATTGGAAGGCCCAGTAttagcaaaagaaaaatgttgGGTCTGCTGTTTAGGCGagtctttttttaatggaATACGGTTATTACTGTTACTGTTGTTACTGCTACTATGAATGCGATGAGTTTGATGATTAAACTGATGAGAATTTGTGGCCTTTTGCTGACTCCCACTAAGACGATTCGATAAGTATGTGAACGATAGCTGGGCCGAACGAAATGGGAACCTTTGTGGCAATATCAATGATTCTTTTGCAGTCATCAACAAAGCGATGCTTCTTATAATAACGCAATATACGTCGAAACCTCGATCCTCCTCGCAGCAGTTCTTTTGTAATTTACATCGAAGAGATTtaagaagaatattagTTAACTTTAACGGGTTGTTGTACCATGGTAAATGAAGTGCTTTTGGTGCTATTTTTGGTGCTATTTCATTACTAGGCAAAAGCACAACATTTTGAATGGTATTGGCACTATAAAAATCCATTATTGATGGAACATCCAGAAGAAGTATATTTAGAGTCACTATTACAGCAATCTTATCACTATGTCTTCAATGGAGTTACTAATATCCTCTTTTTTGCCCAAATTCTTGCCCAAATTCTTGCCCAAATTTTTGCCTTTCTTCTGCCCTCGTCGAAATACCCTCGTAACGATAGCGAtagccaaaaaaaaatccaacATAGGACAGAAACAAGTTGTTTTCATCCGTTTAAAACGACAGTCCTTTAAATTCCGCCTGAATTATCGCAGATAATTTATCCGGAAAAccaagtaaaaaaaagaaaaaagaaaagataaatatcatatttttctattattagattAGATTTTAAATTAGATAATGAATTAATACAGGTAATAATTATAGAgaggaaataaaaataaacagaTAAGTTATTTACATCTTCTAACTAATATTCCATTACAAGTGAACGAACATGAAAAGATCATATCAAACCCTTCcaacatattttttttccttctttggTCCCTTCAAGGAAAGAGCAgtctttcttcttgttctataataatattattaaaaaagcACATAAAAACTTGATTGTGTAGcgataataaaaaatttgttttcGAAAATATAGGAGTATGTCTCAAAAgtcaaaattaaagaacTTAGAATAAGAAAGCGACACCGGCAGCGACGGCAGCACCGAAGACACCAGCACCCAAAGCGTTGGAAGCAGCAGCACCAGTAGAGATCTTGGTGCTGGTGGTGTTAGATTGGTTAGAACCGTTGGTAGAACCGTTGGTAGAAACGTTAGCAGCTTGAACAGCGGCAACAGTGGCGAAGGCAGCGACGATGGTCTTGAATTGCATTTTTGGTATGATTAgttattattgaaactttttgtttttattggTGTGTTTAAGAGATAAAAGTGGAAAGTAAGTATGAAAAGTAAACAATACTGAAGGAAGGATGGATAGATGAAATTGAGAATTTCTCGAGTTCTTTATATAGGAAGAGGGAAGGCAGGAAATTCATCGCGATGACACACAGTACCATATCTCATGTAAAAAATGTGAGAAAAACcgatgatttttttctgctttctttttcctaaTTCTAAAAACGGGTATTCCGcttgcaaaagaaaaggcgTGGCTCGGATCGGTTCTGTTTCGGAAATTAACTTTGGCGTTCTACGCCCGGAAGCGACCAAAGCGGCCAATCACGTCCGAAGACGGGGCCGCACGGTCTCCCGCGAGGTCGTTTTTTGGAACTGTAAAAGGCCCAACATTGGGCCCAGGCCCTCATCACGCCTGATCCGGAAACCGCGTTACTTCTTTGGGACAAATTCACTGGGAAGAAAGCAGGTCCAGATCCGCGTAGCATGAACTGAAGCGCCAAAACGGCTGCGGGTAAGGAGCGGGTGTAACCACGCGTTATAGTGGCCCGGTAAGGGGCAACGCGCATGCCCCGGGCGATATAATCCATGTGTTGCGACCcgcatttttttaattgtCTCTCCCTTTTTCTCTGGCGTCTATTGTGCGAGAGAATGATTGATTAACAAGAGATTATTTCGTTCGATCTTAACTAGCTTTTCGCCCAAACTAAATCAAGTACCAGCAACCGTGTTTGGACAATATTCCATTTTAGACTACACAGCATGCACGCCCGCGATTGGTTTTTAGTTTTCATTGCAATTTTCATTCCTCCATTAGCAGTTTGGTTGAAAAGAGGATTTTTTACCAAGGATCTGCTAATTAATTTTCTGTTATTTTTACTAGGGATCATTCCTGGCCTGATCCATGCTTTGTATGTGATCAGCTGTCATCCATATGAGGAGAGCGGTGCTCGATACTCTCAGCTCTCTTCTGCAGATGATAACTATGGTAGTTTAGCATAAGCGCCTCCTTTTCTTCCCTGCTCACATCGTAATAAATGATGAGTGGCTTTTTGCTTTCCATATTTTGccactttttttattttccatgatttttcctcatttctttttatttttcattttctgtACTTTATTTACGTAAAATGAGTAATTATGTAATGGCAAGCCATCTCATCGCTGTCGGGCCAAGTAAATCTGTATTTTaattatattcattttccttcatttgagaaagaaaatcactTTAATAGCAGAATAATGGATTTGTTAGGCGATATAGTGGAGAAAGATACATCCGACTCAGTTGAGAGCAATGAGAATGATTTGCTTATTAGCAACAACTCCAAAACGGGATTCCCTGAATTATACAAGcccaagaaaatatcatcatGGAAAGAACGGTTGAGAGAGAAAAGAAcccaaaagaagaaaagcagCGCTAAAGATGCTGAAAATGAACAGGTGGCTACGGATGTTCCTGTATCAGAAGCAAGATCTATCCATAATGAGAATATTAAACTACTACAGGAAATGACTGATGAGCAAATAATACAAGAGCGTAAGGATCTTTACGATTCTTTGGATCCTAAGCTGGTAACTAAGTTATTAAAGAATATTAATAAAAGGGCCAAAGATGAAAACAATACTCCATTATTTGCAGAAATAGAGGGTGCTTCTGGCACCTGGGTAGGTGGCAATAAACAAGGCATATATGATTTACCTCCCTtagaggatgaagatgtaAACGCTGCTCTAGATATAAGGCCCAATTCAAAACACGTCAAGTTTGACGAACAAGacaaagaagaggaaaaatataatgatGATGTCGACGATGTCGACGATGTAGCGCCCTTAGATTTCCAAATGGCACAAAGCATCGATCACATGAAAAACGAAGATCTTTTTAAGGACGTTCATtttataaaagaagaaaagcaaagcGAGATAGAATTAGAGAAGTTAGACATCAATGATCCTAACTTCAACGATAAACTgcatgaaaaatatttcccTGATTTGCCCAAAGAGGTCAACAAACTAAAATGGATGCAATCAGTTCAAcagaaaacaaacaaaagtTACATCATTGAAGATGTGTCTGAATGTagatttgattttgaaggtAATCTTGTTCCGCCCACAAGACAAATAGATTCTACTATTCACTCTGGCTTGCATCATCACAGCGATTCGCCTGAACTCGCTGGTTACACTATAGTGGAGTTAGAGCATTTAGCAAGGTCCACCTTTCCTTCACAAAGATGTATTGCAATACAGACTCTAGGGAGGATCCTTTATAAACTAGGTCAAAAGAGCTATTACCAATTAGTGCCGGAGATTGATGTTGAGACATATAAGGAAGACGGAAATATATCAAACGTTATGGACAAGATTTATTCCATGTTCTGGGACTTAATCAAAGACGGGAAAATCATCGAGTCACTAGAAGTTGCCTCTAACGACAAATGCACCAGAAATTTGTCTGTCAGAAATTATGCCATTGATGCTCTTTGGTTATGGAAACAAGGCGGTGGGGACTTTAGGTCCAAGAAATAGATAGAAAAGGACCAGTACTACATACGGATGTGCTAAAGCGCTACCCTTActaaaatagaaaaatgtGTCTCTTTGATTAATGTTTTTATAGCTTCTTTTTTGTACAAAACTGCCTCAGGTATTTTCACTTCTGTACGATCACCCAGATGTTCATGTGATTTTCAATCATTTCCTGCACATACCAACTATGTTGTTTACCTCAAACTGAATATCCAACCAAACACAAATGAAGAACTCAAATGAGTCGAATTAAAACAACAGCGATGAGGAAATTAAGAACATAATCGGTATTAATATGTGACATATCAAAagtagagaaaaaaatattaacCTCAAAACAGAAGGAAAAACCAATGTTGAAGGTCCAATAAACATGAGACGTGCATAGATATGGTATCCAtgcaaaagcaaaaaaaaaataaaaagtcGCAACTTCAACTATGCTTATTCTCTCCGAACAACTTTTAGGACAAAAGTCAATTATGGGAAAGGGAAAAGATACTTCTCCAAAGCAAAGCCAAAATCACTGATCAACAGAGAACAATATTTTATCTTTGCACATTGACACATTCATCGAGGGTTTCAAGCGCCAAAAAAGAGCAAGATTCAGTTTAAAAAAACGATCCTCGACAAACTTAAGTTGTGCAATCCATGTCAGTTTTACATATACACAGCATATAGTGTGATAATGAGTTCTCTCATTAACCAACTTTATCATTCAAACTGTTAACTGCAGATATTTgacattcttttcatttgctGGAAGTGTATGTTCGTATCGTAATCATTCTCATCTCATCCTTTATATTagttaaagaaaattttttcatcatatttGGATACCCGGCTGGGATGGCAAAGCTACCAAATAACTACATGAATTATATGGCCAATAAATTGCACGACGAGCCTCTAAATCACGCCACTCCAGGTTAGTATACTTGACAAGTCCAGCGAAAATCTCCGAGACATTaattttattgtattttcACTATTTACTGCACGAAACCTTACGCGATACCGTGCAAATCACTTATGTAGCATAATATGGTAACTGAATCACTTTTTCATTGTGTTGATAGTTTCAAATTACAACTTCAGAACTTATAGTTTTTGCATGATGTGccattttcttgatgaggcttttttttttttaattatatttcttctgTCTCTATTTTCTCATAACTTCAGCATAGCAAGAAATTGTTCTCATGTCAAGTATACATGGAATAATAACCATATAAGATGACGATATGGAAGACTGATTATAAGAAGGTCTTAACAATACTTGTTTTAAACTAGCTGAGATTTTTACTAGGATTTTATGGGTACTGTATTCATGTAATTTGGCCGTTTTTCTTACGCTCCGTATTCACCTTACAGACAAAGGTACCAAATAATACAATATCTACCGTTATAGACATGTGCAAATAGATACGTAAACGTAAATCAGTGAGTAACAATAGTTTCCACAGAGTGGAACTCCGAAGAATTATTGtttatataaataataaactaagaaattatcattatttaGATACAATAAGAATAATTTAGAATATTGCCATTGTGTAGTCAAGGAGGAGAACGATGAAAGTCTTTAAAGacaagaatatataaaacaacccaataaatatataatagtaatacATTAGTTTACTTACTAAAGAGATTAAATGACGAAATTAACCGAGgaaattaaataaaaattaaTATGCTGACCGATGCTATTTCAGTTGGAGAGTTTTTGTAGATTAAAAAAGGAGCTGTCTACCATACTTCTAGGACCAGATCCACCTGATACCAATACAAGGTTTCATATGAGGCTTTTCCGCTTTCGCTATTCTCTTTTATGATCCAGTATCTGTATTCACGACAGTGCCTGTTTGATTCCATATCCACAATGGCTGTACAACGTTCACGTAATGCATTCTTGTCTGCAAAAGCGTAGGGATATACGTCCTTTTCTAGTAATCATATATACCAAATTAGGAAATTGAGACCCTGTTTTCACGCGTTCTCTACCTTTTTGGTAATTAAGTTCGGGTAAGGTCTCTTTTCCAAACGAGCTTACGTGTCGCATCGACAAATATGGTGAAAGCTTTTATATAAGTAGGCAACatctaaaaagaaagagcatattttttattgtgaAGAGGTGCACGTGtgaaaggaaaacaagTACTTATAAAAGGTTGTTATTTGACAATAGCATaatcaaagagaaattatATATTAAGGTTCATCACCGCTTTGATATTTCTTTCCTATAGAGTTCTGAAATTTACAGAATATAACCAACTAGCCGTCAttcatttaaaaaaagaaaaattagaaCTCTTCTATATAGTTGCTATTGAAGGCATACTTCCAAACCAActtatcattatttttgctctcattctttttcctgTATTATacttttattgtttttgatctttttttcttcatattaGCCCATTAAATCGACTAGCTGAAATGGAAAACTTATGCCCTCCACCTCCTTCCCAAATGAAGGATTTTTCTACCCCTCCAAGAAACAGGCATCGTCATAAGAGATCCTTTGCTATTTCTGgagattttgaatttttaaaaCAGCCGATTTCTGCGCCCGCCTTAGCTTCTACTTATGACTCACCTACTTTTGAAAGTACTCCAAGAAGAGCAAGCGGTATAAACCTGACTATGCTTAATGAACCTCAAAATGAATTGACATTAATATCTTCACCGAGCCCAAGATTTTTTGTCAGCGAAGAGTCCACATATACATCGCCAATTAAAGGAGTGCCGGACGCTATCATTAATTTGGATGATGTGCTCATCAATAAGCCAAGAATGTGTAGATCACATCGCAAAACTAAGTCAGTGCCAGTGAAATTAGATGAATTTTATTCGTCTCACAAGTGCAGCTCTGTACCAGAATTAACTATAAATGAAGAGATGGACGAAGACGATACCAATTCTCAGCTATTGGAGCCCATAAAACCACTGTCAACTTCTTTATCTGTAGATACGAACGAAGATAAGAACCGGACATTGGAAAATGCCAGGAGCTATAACTCATTAAAAATACATGCGCAAAAGCAAAGATACTACAATTCAGCAAGATATTTGCCTTTAAATAGTGATGAAAAATCCACAGATCCACAAAGTTTAACGAAGCAAAGTTCTGTtacttctttattttcctcTAGGTCGATTACTCCTGTGTCTTGTAACATTAATAATGCAGGTAGAATCAACGCAATCAATGGTAATTACCTGGACGATGTTCTTTATGATCTTGATACTCCTGCAACAACCTTAATTCAGgatattgataatttccAAACGAGTACAAGCGAAAGAGTTAAATTGTCACCTGAATCTTCTTCGATAAGAAAGTATTTCCCCAAAGATGAGAAATCCGTCAATAGCTTTAATTTTCAGTCTCAAGAGTACGATATGATATCTTTCACTGAAGATTTTGATCATGTGACGTCACTGTCCTCTTCTATTCTTGACTCTGAGAAACAaacagatgatgatggagAGGAAAGCATTCCCGAAGAAATACTACGAGGAGAGCCCCTTCATGTGTACAACGACACCAAAAGAACTGACGAAGGTTCTACTTTGCCCACTCAACAATGGCCCCTTCCCTCTGACAGGAACGATAAGCGCCTTTCAACTcaatatgaaaagaaaacattcaagaaaaatagaaagtTTAATATTTTTGCCAAGTTATTTTGCActagaaaataataagaacaaaaaatatacatcAACTACTCGATACCCACAATGCATAACTATAGAACAGATAAATACTAATAGATACCCCATTTATAATAAACATAACATTGTAAAGATGtcataataaaaattttaattcGCACTatgataaataaataatattaagtaaGCGTTATAAGCTAACGCTAGTATATATAGAAATGGTGTAGGATATGGTGCAGCCTCTTGTCCTTCTCTCAAAATGAATATTTAATGCTTTTTTCTGTTTACGTGCTCATGGTGATTCTGTTTCATTTGGAGACTTCTATGTTATCTAACTCGTCCTTTTCCTTAGCAGCGGCTTCGGCTTCTAATATGTATGGCAGCAAGTAAGGGACATCTTCTTGAGCTTTGATCCATTCGTTTCTTGGCAATAGATGATGGGTCAATTCGGTTTGGTGAGCTCTAATTATTCTATATGCTCTGGCATAAGATTCATCTTCAGGCAGTCTTCTCAAGGCGGTCTGCATGACAGGGTTTTCTTCTGCAATCAAATCGTCAAACTTGAGGCCTAGTTTCTTGTAGCCAGCGAGATTAATAAATTGGTTGGCGACTGGAACACATAGCTTAGATAGGACGGAAGACTTCAGAATATAATCACCAATTTTGACAATGGAAGTGAATGATTGTGGcatcttgttctttctgGAACTTATAATTGTTATCTCTAATCTTGCGATTTATTCACACAGACAGATACTTCAACCGCGCTTTTCCTAGCTTTAGCATCTGTTCCCTTTTATTACTGCGTTATGAAAGCAAAATTACAGGCCCCTCGCGGGGTCACCCGATAAAAAGCGCATCGCTTTTGATTGGTCAAAACACAACTGCGGTGTAGTTACACATCTATAGGTAAGTTATATTGCTAATAGCACTTCAATAGTGATATTTTGTTGGTTTTCCACCAGCAGTAGTGGGAAATCCGCATTCCAGTAGCGACTTGTCTACCAGATGGGGTTTTGCAGTGAGTGTGTCCAGTTTCTCTTTGTCTTTGACTAGGATCATGCCGCAGTATCCCGTGGAGTTTATATTTAATGTCAATGGTGGCTCACTCTTAGCGTGCGATCTTGGTACTACGCAGATCCATTTCTTGGTCAATAGAACGTTATATGACTTGATCAGCTCCGGAGATTCGTTGGCCCAATCTTGGAAGAATGTAAGTGCTTTTTgcatcaaagaaatataacaCATGGCGAGAAGGTCTTTGTCAACTTGATCAGGTGATTCCGGTAGTGGCAAGACAAAATGGGCAAAGGAAACCTTGTCATCTTGCAATGGCTCTGCATTAAAGGTGGGCAAGAAGTAACCCTTTTCGTTACATAATGTGTCTTGGAAAGGGGTAAACTCTTTCGGCATTCGTAGTATCTGCAAGTGTTTGTGAGCTTGTGAAGAACCGCTGTGAGGTCCACAATTATAAAAAACCAGGTATTTTTCATCAGATGTGTCATCATCTTTGTCTTTGTCAAGGCAACAAAGCACCTTGTAAGCAGTCATCAGATCCCTTGGCGTCAAGGCAGATTTCTGATCCTTAAACTCGCTTGTCACCAAGAGACTATGCTCAGGGACCACAGGAAATTTGTTAAGTAGTAACTTATATTCTCCATCGTCATTCACATCATCCACTACAACTAGTTCTTGGTCTGGGTTGGCGAAAGGGTCCTCTTTCTTGGAATCGTTACTCCTCTTTCCGTCTGATTTCAATGCTAAAGACGGAGCGAATGTCACCCAATATTGGGTCGCCTTAAGTGGATCCTTCAATTTCCTAGATTCTGCGCGGGTTAGTTTCAAATGGCCATCCCTTTGAGCTGCAACGAATTTATCGTGGATCTTCTGTTTCAAGTCCTCTCCAATCATCTTTATGCCCCTACCTTCCTAAGTCCAAAAGTTTGGTCGTCTTAACCAATTTTCCCACATTTCAATACTTCGAACTCACTCTCGAAACAAAGTCTATACACGTGACGCTGCTATGattaaaagatttttcaTATGCACATTCACAGCCACATGTCTAACAGcatctcaaaaaattccaGTAAAATGCGGAGAAGTTATCTACGATCTATCCATTCAACTCATCTAAAATGTATTTACCGGTACCTTTCTTGGCTCCTAACTGCCCTATTTCGGAGGGATCTTACATGGCGTTAAACGACTAGCGCAGTTCCCGCAGTATCGGCCGAAATTTTACTTCACCAATATAACGATGagtaaaaaagaacataaaACTTCGAATAGTTTCATCATTAAACTATACCTCTACTGGAATAAGAGGTTTGTAGTTCCAATTGAGTGCATGGGAAGAGAATCGCAATGCCGCGAATTACTCAAGAGATATCGTACAATTGTGATTATGGCGACAATACTTTCAATCTTGCTATTGATATAGGAGGCACTCTAGCTAAAGTCGTTTTCTCGCCTATAAAGAGCAACAGGCTGATGTTCTACACCATTGAGACAGAGAGAATCGATAAATTCATGGAACTTCTGCATTCCATTATCAAAGAACATAACAATGGGCGCTATGATATGACTCATATAATTGCTACCGGCGGTGGCGCCTTCAAGTTTTATGATTTGTTGTATAAAAACTTCCCTCAAATAAAGGATATATcgagatttgaagaaatggaaGGTTTAATTCAAGGTTTAGACTTTTTCATTCACGAAATTTCCGATGAGGTATTCACTTATAACGACCAAGATGGTGAAATGATAATACCTACCAGTTCCGGCACCATGGACTCGAAGGCCATATACCCGTACCTTCTGGTCAATATAGGGTCGGGCGTCTCTATGTTAAAGGTCACAGAACCAAATAATTTTAGTAGAGTGGGTGGGTCTTCATTGGGAGGAGGAACTCTTTGGGGCCTGCTATCGCTAATTACTGGGGCCCAAACCTACGATCAGATGCTCGATTGGGCTCAAGAAGGTGACAATTCTAGCGTTGATATGCTGGTTGGAGATATATATGGAACAGACTATAATAAAATCGGTCTAAAGTCTTCGGCTATCGCAAGCTCATTCGGTAAAGTTTTCCAGAACAGAATTACATCTAGCACACCTTTGGCCAATAACGACGATGAATTATATTCCTCGCATGAATCtattgagaaaaataatggacAAATGTTTAAGAATCCTGATATTTGTAAAAGCCTTTTATTCGCTATTTCCAACAATATTGGTCAAATAGCCTATTTGCAAGCTAAAATTCACAACATACAGAATATATACTTTGGTGGGTCTTATACTAGAGGCCATTTGACTACTATGAATACCTTGAGTTATGCTATAAATTTTTGGTCTCAAGGATCAAAGCAGGCGTTCTTTCTCAAACATGAAGGCTATTTGGGCGCAATGGGAGCTTTTCTAAGCGCGTCTCGTCATTCATCTATTAAGAACACAGATACGTAGATAgatttatttgttttttgctGGTAATATTACGTACATCTTTATCTAAAAATTAATTTGTTAAGTCGCTTATAATGTTATCCATCACCTCAAAGATTTGTATTTTACTATTATTTCGGTACTTGTCGTTAAGTTTACCGCTTGCTTCAGCATTTGTAAGTATATTTCCGCCTGACTTTTCTAAAATAGTTATATCCTTTATTATTGGCCTTTTTAAATTGCTTAAAGATATGACTATTATATATTGCAAATCCTTTATCTCAAATTGTACTTTACCAAGTTGAGTAAAGATTTCGAAATTTAAGATAGTCGAGTTTGATCCtttaaacaagaaatactTCTCCCAGAACTTTATGAGCAGATTAATTGACTGACATAATTCTGAATCATTGACCATTGAGTGTTCCGAatcatcttttctttgctGCTCACCTTTTTGTATTATTTGACGTTTACTTTCATTCATTTCTCTAAGTTCTTTCGTcaacttttgattttgctTTTGCAAAAAGAGCAGTTTCTGCCAGTTCGTGTACGTCTCCTCGACGAAACCATCTGAATCACCTAAATTCAATATtacatcattttcttctaccatatttttatcttcttgATTTGTTAAGTGTTTCAGTTCCTTGAGCGAATCCCAACAGTTTTCTATCTCACCTGTGGCTTCCAAATAAAGCTCATTTATTAGGTCTTGCTTTTCGGCAAAATTATGACTCACCTCTTGAATATCAGTTTTGATCTGTTCtattttagtttctttcacgttcaaaatttcatctttgAGATCATTAACCCTTTCATTTAGTTTTACAAATTGAGGGTCTTTTTCAGAATCCAGTTGTAGTGGTTTTGTCGAAGACAAAGtaaatctgaaaaaatagTCCAACGTCTCCTGTTCTAAGTAAGTCAGCTTTAATAACTCCATCAGTTTATTGAATTCTTTGATCTTTACACCTAAAATTTTGGGGTTCACATACGCCTCTTTTCCCGCTACctctaaattttcatcGTTCCTAAGTGGGTTAACGAACTTGTTCTCTTCATTTATCGCCAGAATGCTGGAAGCGATTTCATGCAACGTATTTTTGAGTCTAAGCTCTTGATTATTTAGGACCTCTTCGCTACTCAGAGCAATAGTATCCTCAATGTCCCTTAAGACAGTCTCATAATCCTTTACGCTCACGCTGTCGGTATTCATTATTTTAGTAACTTTTCACCTTTGGAACTATAAACTATATGTTTTTTACCTTCcagatgatttttttgccGTTGTTTATTCTTCTGCATTATAAACAATAAATGCGCGATCTTAAGTTTTCCAtattatttgatttttttttacatgaACTATCAATCAATCACCTAGTCACCtagtttttcaagaaaaaactttctaGAGGATGCAAATACTTCTCTCGGGAAATAAAATCTTTTGCTTATATGGTTATTTCCATTTTATTCCCTCTCAGAATTGAAGGATTTTGATTG
The Saccharomyces mikatae IFO 1815 strain IFO1815 genome assembly, chromosome: 4 genome window above contains:
- the QCR7 gene encoding ubiquinol--cytochrome-c reductase subunit 7 (similar to Saccharomyces cerevisiae QCR7 (YDR529C); ancestral locus Anc_1.16), which codes for MPQSFTSIVKIGDYILKSSVLSKLCVPVANQFINLAGYKKLGLKFDDLIAEENPVMQTALRRLPEDESYARAYRIIRAHQTELTHHLLPRNEWIKAQEDVPYLLPYILEAEAAAKEKDELDNIEVSK
- the APA2 gene encoding bifunctional AP-4-A phosphorylase/ADP sulfurylase (similar to Saccharomyces cerevisiae APA1 (YCL050C) and APA2 (YDR530C); ancestral locus Anc_1.17), whose protein sequence is MIGEDLKQKIHDKFVAAQRDGHLKLTRAESRKLKDPLKATQYWVTFAPSLALKSDGKRSNDSKKEDPFANPDQELVVVDDVNDDGEYKLLLNKFPVVPEHSLLVTSEFKDQKSALTPRDLMTAYKVLCCLDKDKDDDTSDEKYLVFYNCGPHSGSSQAHKHLQILRMPKEFTPFQDTLCNEKGYFLPTFNAEPLQDDKVSFAHFVLPLPESPDQVDKDLLAMCYISLMQKALTFFQDWANESPELIKSYNVLLTKKWICVVPRSHAKSEPPLTLNINSTGYCGMILVKDKEKLDTLTAKPHLVDKSLLECGFPTTAGGKPTKYHY
- the CAB1 gene encoding pantothenate kinase (similar to Saccharomyces cerevisiae CAB1 (YDR531W); ancestral locus Anc_1.18), with translation MPRITQEISYNCDYGDNTFNLAIDIGGTLAKVVFSPIKSNRLMFYTIETERIDKFMELLHSIIKEHNNGRYDMTHIIATGGGAFKFYDLLYKNFPQIKDISRFEEMEGLIQGLDFFIHEISDEVFTYNDQDGEMIIPTSSGTMDSKAIYPYLLVNIGSGVSMLKVTEPNNFSRVGGSSLGGGTLWGLLSLITGAQTYDQMLDWAQEGDNSSVDMLVGDIYGTDYNKIGLKSSAIASSFGKVFQNRITSSTPLANNDDELYSSHESIEKNNGQMFKNPDICKSLLFAISNNIGQIAYLQAKIHNIQNIYFGGSYTRGHLTTMNTLSYAINFWSQGSKQAFFLKHEGYLGAMGAFLSASRHSSIKNTDT
- the KRE28 gene encoding Kre28p (similar to Saccharomyces cerevisiae KRE28 (YDR532C); ancestral locus Anc_1.19), which encodes MNTDSVSVKDYETVLRDIEDTIALSSEEVLNNQELRLKNTLHEIASSILAINEENKFVNPLRNDENLEVAGKEAYVNPKILGVKIKEFNKLMELLKLTYLEQETLDYFFRFTLSSTKPLQLDSEKDPQFVKLNERVNDLKDEILNVKETKIEQIKTDIQEVSHNFAEKQDLINELYLEATGEIENCWDSLKELKHLTNQEDKNMVEENDVILNLGDSDGFVEETYTNWQKLLFLQKQNQKLTKELREMNESKRQIIQKGEQQRKDDSEHSMVNDSELCQSINLLIKFWEKYFLFKGSNSTILNFEIFTQLGKVQFEIKDLQYIIVISLSNLKRPIIKDITILEKSGGNILTNAEASGKLNDKYRNNSKIQIFEVMDNIISDLTN